ATAATTGCTAATTGATTATTCCTCGTTCACCCAATTTAACCTATCCATTTGGCTATATTGCCATGGTGCACCGTTGTTTTCAACATTTTGCATCATAGCGTTTAACTCTTGTGGTGCTGCGGATTGTTCCATTACTAAATATTGTCTCATATCCATAATAATAGACAAAGGATCAATATTTACAGGACATTCTTCTACACAAGCATTACAACTTGTACATGCCCAAATTTCTTCTTGTTTGATATAATCATCTCCTAACAATTGTTTTCCATCATCTTGGAAAGTTCCTTTGTTAGCATCTATATTTCTACCTACCTCTTCTAACCTATCACGAGTTTTCATCATAATAGCTCTAGGCGATAATTCTTTACCTGTTAAGTTTGCCGGACAAACTGAAGTACAACGACCACACTCTGTACAAGTGTAAGCATTCATCAACTGTACCCAATTTAAATCGGTTACATCACTAGCACCAAACTTTTCTGGTTCTCCAGCATCTTCGGCAGGAGCCGCATACGGATCTGCATTTGGATCCATCATTAACTGAACCTCTTTGGTTACATTTTTATTGTTTGGAAACTGACCTTTAGGCTTTAAGTTTGCATAAAAAGTGTTTGGGAAAGCTAATAAAATATGTAAGTGTTTTGAATAGTATAAATAATTTAAAAACACTAAAATTCCACAAATGTGCAACCACCAAGCAATTCTTTCGATAAGATGTAAACCTTCAAAAGAAACATTGTGAAACAAAGGCACTATAAACTGGCTAATTACATTTCCTGTCCCTGATTGTTGCAAATGTACATCGGTAGCATTCATTACTAAAAACAAAGTCATCAACACCATTTCGAAATACAAAATGTAGTTTCCATCGTTTTTAGGCCAAGCGGTCATTTCTTTATTCCAAAAACGTTTGATTTTAATTACGTTTCTACGCAACCAAAAAACAGTTACCGAAATAAATACTAAAATGGCCAAAATCTCAAAAGTTCCAATTAAGAATCCGTAAAATCCTTCTCCTAGAATTGGTAAAAACAAACGATGAGTTCCTAATAATCCGTCTAAGACAATTTCTAAAACTTCAATGTTTATGATAATAAATCCAACATAAACAACGATATGAAAAAATCCTGAAACAGGTCTTTTTACCATTTTAGATTGCCCTAAAGCAATACGGATCATGTTTGCCCAACGTTCCGATTTTTGATCGGATCTATCTACATCTTTCCCTAGTTTAATATTACGAATTAACTTTTTTACATTGTTTGCAAAAAAGTATACGCCTACTCCTAATAAAATAGCAAAAATGATATTTGGAATAAATTGCATAGTGTTTAGTTTTCTTTAGTTTCTGTTGCCTCTTCGTATTTTCTTTCTTTTTTTCCAAAGATTGAAAAGTGGACAAATCTTTTTGGATGCTCTTTTACATCTCTTAACAATTCTTCTAACTCCTTACTTGCAGCCTCTAAATTGTTGTATAATTTTTCATCTTTTGTTAACAAACCAATTGTTCCTTCTCCTGCTTGTATACCTGCTGTAATACTATCTAAATGAGAAGCTGTTCTGTTAATTTTTTCTGAAATGGCCAACAATTTAATTTTAGATAAAGAATCAGAAAAAGTCTTTAAATTTTTAGTAGTATTTTTAATATTACTAAAAGTATTGTTCATATTCTGCTGATTACTTTCCATCATTACCTCAACAGTTGCCGAAGTATTTTTTAAGCTCTCCATAATCAGATTTATATTTTCAAAACTATTGTTTAAGTTTTCTATGGTTCTCTGATTTAACATTTTGTTTAAATGATGAGTAACAGAGTCTATATTAACAATTACATTTTCTATTTTAGATTGTAAAGGATTTAATTTATTGGTTATCGATGAAAAAATATCTGACTCTATCTCTCCTTTTAAATAATCTCCTGGTTTTGCCTCATCACCATCATAAGAAGGAATAATCGCTAAAGATTTACCTCCCATTAATCCACCACTATAAATTTTTGCAATAGATTTTTTAGAAAAATGCAAATCTTCTTCTATAGTAAACTCAACAATAAGTTGTCCTTTTTTTGCTGGATCATTGCTAAAACGAATATCTAAAATTTTACCCACCGTAAATCCATTTACCGTAACGGCACTAGATTTTTTTAACCCGTTGATATTCTTATAAGTTGTGTAATAGCTATTTAATCCACCATTAAATAGATTTCTGCCTTTTAGGAAACTAAACCCCCAATAAAACAATGCTAGTATTACCAATGCAGCAATACCTGCCTTTAATTCTCTAGAAATTTTTATCATGGAACGAAAATACAAAATATTTAATTTGTTTGCCTTTTCAAAGCCTCTTTTAGAGTGATTCTTTCATCATTTAAAAAAGCGACCACAAATGCTGTTTTGTATTTTTTAGATTTTGCAGCTGCCAAATACTTTTTTGCTTGGTTGTAACTACTAGTCTTTCCTAAATAATATTTGTAATAATTTCCCACTTTTACAGCTTCTACTTCATCTAATCCTTTAAAATTTGATGGAGTTGTACTGATTTTATTTGTTGAAGAAGCTATTTGAACTTTATAATACACCCCTGTATCTGATTTATTTACAGATGTTGGTGTAGATAATTGCTTAGCTATTGCTGTTCTAGGACTTGTAGCCTCATCATTAAACCCTACAATAAACGCTGTTTTATAACCTTTAGATTTTGCCAAAGCAATTCCTTTCTCAGCTTCACTTTTACTATAATACTTTCCTAAATAGTACTTATAAAAACCACCTACCTCAACTCTTTCTACATCTTTTAATCCTTTAAAGTTATAGGCAGATGCACTAATTCTATTTTTACTAGATGCCAATTGAACTTTATAATAAGTGTTTGAGTTTTTAACGCTACTAACAACATTATTATTTTCTTTTGGACTTTCTATAACATCACCATCATAAAATTCACTTGCAGCAACATTTAATTGCTGTCTTTTAAAATAGTTATGAACCGATTTTGCAATAGCATTTGACATTTCTTGCTGACCTGCGGCAGAATACAAATACTTTCCTTCTATTCTATTGGTTAAAAAGCCTGTTTCTATCAATACACTAGGCATATAAGTTTGATATAAAACCACAAAACCTGCTTGTTTCACACCTCTGTTAACTCTATTTAAAGATTTTTCGAACTCCGTTTGAATTAAACTAGCCAACAACAAACTTTGATCTAAATTTTCTTCTTGCTCTAAAGAAAGCCCTATAACTGATGTTGGATTACTAGGATCAAAACCTTGATAACGTTCTTTGTGGTTTTCCTCTTGTAAAATCACCTCGTTTTCTGCTTTGGCTACCCTAAAGTTTTTATCGTTTCCTTTTAAAGACAATACCCAAGTTTCTGAACCTATGGCTTGACTGGTATGTGCGTTACAATGCACAGACACAAACAAATCTGCATCGGCTGCATTGGCAATATCTCCTCTTTTCCATAAATCAACAAAAACATCGGTTTTTCTAGTGTACATTACTTTTACTCCTGGAATAGTAGAAAGTATTTTACCTGTTTTTAAGACTATATTTAAGGCTACATCTTTTTCTTTTGCTCCTTTATATCCTACTTTACCCGGATCTTTTCCTCCGTGACCAGCATCTAATACGACAATAAACTCATCGTGTTTTTGAGCATAAACATCTGTATTCATTGAGCTAAGAAGCACAATAAACAATATACTTATACGTATAATAGAAAAGTTCTGATATTTAAATATGGGAATCAATTTCATCAATAAAATTTAATTATTTTTGGACTTTCAAATTGGCATCTATATTGCTGCCAATCAGACTAGACAAAAATAGGACTTAAAGCATTGCAAACAAATAGACTTTACATTCTTTTATTAGTTTTATTCGTGTGTTTTAGTAGTTTAACTACCAAGGCTCAAGATAAAACTACAGATACTAATATTTTAACGCAGGCAAAAGATTCTATTGTGCAAAAAGATAGCAGTCTACCTAAAGTTGTAAATGATAGTATTGGTAATGTACAAAATGATAGCATCCCAAGCATTGAAAACGATAGTATAGCTCCGCCACCCAAAAAAGAAGCCATACAATATATTATAGAACACTCTGCTAAGGATTATATCTTAGAAGATCTTCCTAATAAAAAAGTAAATCTTTATGGTGAGGCTCATGTTGTTTACGGAGAAAACGACATCACTGCTGGTAAAATTTTAATTGATTATCAAACCAATACTGTTCAAGCAAAAGGAATTCCAGATGAAAATGGTAAATATTCTCAACTACCAGTTTTTAAAACTACTGGGAACGAAACCACACAAGATTCCTTAATTTTTAATTACAAAACCAAAAAGGCCATTATTTATGGTTTAGAAACTGAGCAGGATGGAATTAATACCTTAGGGCAAAAAACAAAAAGGGTAAACGATTCTACTATTTTTATTCGTAATATTATTTTTACCACCTCAGACCCAAGGCATCCAGACTATTATTTAAAAACAACCAAAGCAAAAGTAGTTCCTGGTAAAAAAATTATTACAGGTCCCACAAACTTAGTTCTTGCAGATGTACCTACGCCTGCAATTTTTCCGTTTGCATACTTTCCTTTAACAAAAAACAGAACCTCTGGAATTATTTTTCCTACTTATGGAGAATCTTTTAGTCAAGGTTTTTTCTTACAAAACGGTGGTTATTACTTAGCTTTAAACGACTATTTTGATTTAAAACTTACTGCAGATATATATTCTAATAGTAGTTGGG
Above is a genomic segment from Wenyingzhuangia fucanilytica containing:
- a CDS encoding MlaD family protein, yielding MIKISRELKAGIAALVILALFYWGFSFLKGRNLFNGGLNSYYTTYKNINGLKKSSAVTVNGFTVGKILDIRFSNDPAKKGQLIVEFTIEEDLHFSKKSIAKIYSGGLMGGKSLAIIPSYDGDEAKPGDYLKGEIESDIFSSITNKLNPLQSKIENVIVNIDSVTHHLNKMLNQRTIENLNNSFENINLIMESLKNTSATVEVMMESNQQNMNNTFSNIKNTTKNLKTFSDSLSKIKLLAISEKINRTASHLDSITAGIQAGEGTIGLLTKDEKLYNNLEAASKELEELLRDVKEHPKRFVHFSIFGKKERKYEEATETKEN
- a CDS encoding (Fe-S)-binding protein, with translation MQFIPNIIFAILLGVGVYFFANNVKKLIRNIKLGKDVDRSDQKSERWANMIRIALGQSKMVKRPVSGFFHIVVYVGFIIINIEVLEIVLDGLLGTHRLFLPILGEGFYGFLIGTFEILAILVFISVTVFWLRRNVIKIKRFWNKEMTAWPKNDGNYILYFEMVLMTLFLVMNATDVHLQQSGTGNVISQFIVPLFHNVSFEGLHLIERIAWWLHICGILVFLNYLYYSKHLHILLAFPNTFYANLKPKGQFPNNKNVTKEVQLMMDPNADPYAAPAEDAGEPEKFGASDVTDLNWVQLMNAYTCTECGRCTSVCPANLTGKELSPRAIMMKTRDRLEEVGRNIDANKGTFQDDGKQLLGDDYIKQEEIWACTSCNACVEECPVNIDPLSIIMDMRQYLVMEQSAAPQELNAMMQNVENNGAPWQYSQMDRLNWVNEE
- a CDS encoding N-acetylmuramoyl-L-alanine amidase, whose translation is MNTDVYAQKHDEFIVVLDAGHGGKDPGKVGYKGAKEKDVALNIVLKTGKILSTIPGVKVMYTRKTDVFVDLWKRGDIANAADADLFVSVHCNAHTSQAIGSETWVLSLKGNDKNFRVAKAENEVILQEENHKERYQGFDPSNPTSVIGLSLEQEENLDQSLLLASLIQTEFEKSLNRVNRGVKQAGFVVLYQTYMPSVLIETGFLTNRIEGKYLYSAAGQQEMSNAIAKSVHNYFKRQQLNVAASEFYDGDVIESPKENNNVVSSVKNSNTYYKVQLASSKNRISASAYNFKGLKDVERVEVGGFYKYYLGKYYSKSEAEKGIALAKSKGYKTAFIVGFNDEATSPRTAIAKQLSTPTSVNKSDTGVYYKVQIASSTNKISTTPSNFKGLDEVEAVKVGNYYKYYLGKTSSYNQAKKYLAAAKSKKYKTAFVVAFLNDERITLKEALKRQTN